The following nucleotide sequence is from Salvia miltiorrhiza cultivar Shanhuang (shh) chromosome 7, IMPLAD_Smil_shh, whole genome shotgun sequence.
ATCTTATTAAAAAtgcgattatatataaaagagaataaaggaaaaaagggttaagtatcaaataagcccctaacgTGGAGCCTCTTGTTACGTCAAACACCCTATGgcaaggggtgtgtcaactaagcccctaAACTACTTATTTTCAGACAATTAAGCCATTAGCCCTATCACGTACTTACCTCCGTTTGTTTGttttgtattttcttttgtttttttcggTGGGCCCCACCATTTAACCCAATCATCTCATTCGTCGCGGTCGTTTCTCCGCCGCCGCCCCATTCGAGTGCTACGTAATCGACGCTCACAGAATCCTCGCTGATGCATTGGATTCCGAAACCAAACACACCCACTTGattcttttaatttatgtataatCATCCTTTTTTTCTATCTAATTGATGGTGTGCAGAGGCCAGCAGCCCTAGCTGATTTCCCTTTCAAATTGCAACACACTCCCAGTGATCGCGAGCGCATCACGCTGACGAGGGAGCTCGACGGAGAGGAAATTAAGGTCACGCTACTCGGCAACGACCAAAATCAGAATGACTGCTCCGATTCCGATGAGGAATCTCCCGCGAGATCTGCAATCGATCTGATAATTGAAATCTCCAAACCAAATGGAAAATCAATGAAATTTTTTGCCGCTGCTTTTGCTCATAAAATTGAGGTCCAGAGATTAATAATGAGATCCACGAGCCCAAGCTTCAACAGCCAAATCGCCGCAGAGAAGGGCGGAGACGACAACGAAGAAGACGAAGATTTTGAATTATCACTGGTGCGCAAGGATTTCAAGGAGTTTTCAGCCGAGGATTTCGTCTACGACGGCAAGCTCGGCCTGATCTTTCCGGTGTTCAATTGCAATCTCCTGCTGcgcaacggcggcggcggagacgaTTAGTGCGATGAGTCAGCTCCTCCTCGAAGATCGCATCGACGACGACAATGATAATCCGCTGTCGGAAACCGACGAGCTCAAGAGCGTTCCGACCGGCACGTACTTCGTCTGGCGGCCGAAGGCGTCGGATCTCCCGTCGCCGAGCCGGTGTAAGAAGCTGAAGAAAATTATTAAGAATAGGTGGGGCCcaccgaaaaaaataaaaaataaataaaaaaattaaaaaaatagacgGAGTTAAATGTCCGTTAGGGCGAAGGGCTTAATTGTCCGAAATTAAGTAGTTtaggggcttagttgacacaccc
It contains:
- the LOC130994088 gene encoding uncharacterized protein LOC130994088, which encodes MTCRPAALADFPFKLQHTPSDRERITLTRELDGEEIKVTLLGNDQNQNDCSDSDEESPARSAIDLIIEISKPNGKSMKFFAAAFAHKIEVQRLIMRSTSPSFNSQIAAEKGGDDNEEDEDFELSLVRKDFKEFSAEDFVYDGKLGLIFPVFNCNLLLRNGGGGDD